A window of Pullulanibacillus sp. KACC 23026 genomic DNA:
GAAAGTTACGTTTCATTTCGGCTCCTTTTTAAAATGAACGAATGGCTATATGAACAAACTAAAACGATATCTATAACAGCCCTCCAAACGGAATCGGGTCTACTTAGAGCGGCTGTTTGTTGGGAGAGACTGGCTTTTCAAATGGAACGGGAGAACCGTCCCCGCGTTTCAAACCTTGGAGGGAGGAATCTTGGATGGAACGGTCAAGGCCTATTCTTTTATTTGATGGGGTTTGTCATTTGTGTCAGAATAGTGTCCGATTCGTTCTGAAACATGATCGCACTGAGTCCATTCAATTTGCTTCACTACAAAGTAAGATCGGACAGCAGTTATTAAAAGAAAGAGGCCTATCAAAAAAACTGAATAGCCTTGTTTTTATTAATGGCCTTGATTTTTCGATCAAATCAGAGGCAGTCCTAAAGCTTTTGACCTTCTTTGGTCCTGGCTTTCGATGGTTCGTTATAGCTCGACTCATCCCACGATTTTTTCGGGACAAATTATATGATCTAGTGGCACGTAATCGTTATAAATGGTTTGGACAAAGTGAGTCATGCCCGCTCCCAACAGCCGCTAACAGAGATCGTTTTTTGGAATAAATGAGTTAAAAAAACAAACACTTGTATAAGATGATATCATTGGTCGTGATCAGACTGAAGACTACCCAGTCACTTAAGGGGGCTTTTTAAATATGGGAGAAACCAATTC
This region includes:
- a CDS encoding DCC1-like thiol-disulfide oxidoreductase family protein; protein product: MERSRPILLFDGVCHLCQNSVRFVLKHDRTESIQFASLQSKIGQQLLKERGLSKKLNSLVFINGLDFSIKSEAVLKLLTFFGPGFRWFVIARLIPRFFRDKLYDLVARNRYKWFGQSESCPLPTAANRDRFLE